One Phycisphaeraceae bacterium genomic window carries:
- the infB gene encoding translation initiation factor IF-2 produces the protein MAKRVYELAKELEIPSKVIIEKCTAEGMPGLQNHMSSITAGQEATIREWFTVGEGGTAVETAARVDVDHLRAPSKARKKAAKKSDAGADDASSQSSVTTLEPPPPATPAPAAPPAIPSRTQAPAAPSAVPTPTPQPAAAPPARPAEDAPAREPAPTARATPTHHADAPPAPTATPTPAQPVAPAAHTVAPPAQAPAAPKAPSIVAPPSQQTEPSAPARAASAPAPGAPGAPSRPRTGERDSGGDAAVRMNVPDRPKSVKPVGQKLEIKTPAKLSGPKIVRVEAAEVVDVPGPRRGPGGGGQGGPSIPSARGPRGGSGVRAGEDDASRRNKRRGPGGPGGAPGGAPAAPGAGGKRGEGGWRQADLIEREERLSRAGGFLRQRRRDATKGPGGERATTAAQTGGAVRIAAPFTIKDLSAATGVKASDIVKQLFMQGVMATVNSGIEPEKAQEIMIEYDIELDVVESKSAEEVVSEQFSDRETIDERPRSTVVTILGHVDHGKTSLLDKIRNANVASGEAGGITQATSAFRVPVRVGDDEKFVTFLDTPGHEAFTAMRSRGANMTDVVVLVVAADDGVMPQTIESINHAKAAGVPIVVALNKIDKPEATDNNIQRIFGQLAERGLNPTEWGGDTEVVRTSATKGTGIQDLLEVLDYQSQLLDLKADFKGPARGTVIESRMEEGRGATASVLVQNGELCVGDFIVAGRAFGRVRDITDDRGNRAKSAIPSSAVQLSGLDELPNAGDKFYVVDSLKQAQQAAEQRRHRERERELATPKATLDSILTQLKDGERKELLVVIKADVQGSVDVLKESVQSVSGENIKVRVLHAAVGGINDSDVILAEASGAIIVGFNVIPSAKARRLAEDKKVGIRTYQVIYDIVDDIKGMAEGLLEPELRQEILGHAEVRQVFKVSKVGAIAGCYVTDGVIERNAYIRVTRGDIVIENDRLLEQLKRFKDDAKEVRMGQECGMKIVGYDDIKEGDILECYKKVEIKRTL, from the coding sequence TTGGCCAAGCGCGTTTACGAGCTCGCGAAAGAACTGGAAATCCCCTCGAAGGTCATTATCGAAAAATGCACCGCCGAGGGCATGCCCGGTCTTCAGAACCACATGTCGAGCATCACCGCGGGCCAGGAAGCCACCATCCGCGAATGGTTCACCGTGGGCGAAGGCGGCACCGCCGTCGAAACCGCGGCCAGGGTCGATGTCGACCACCTGCGCGCCCCATCCAAGGCGCGCAAGAAGGCCGCGAAGAAGTCCGACGCCGGCGCCGACGACGCCTCGTCGCAGTCGAGCGTCACGACCCTCGAGCCGCCACCCCCGGCGACCCCAGCGCCCGCTGCGCCCCCTGCCATCCCGTCGCGCACGCAGGCGCCCGCCGCGCCGTCGGCAGTCCCGACACCCACGCCCCAGCCCGCCGCCGCGCCGCCGGCGCGCCCGGCTGAGGACGCCCCGGCCCGCGAGCCCGCGCCGACGGCACGCGCGACCCCGACGCACCACGCCGACGCCCCCCCGGCGCCGACCGCTACCCCGACCCCCGCGCAGCCGGTCGCGCCCGCTGCGCACACCGTGGCGCCCCCGGCCCAGGCCCCGGCCGCGCCCAAGGCCCCGTCCATCGTCGCGCCGCCGTCGCAGCAGACCGAACCGAGCGCGCCAGCGCGTGCCGCAAGCGCCCCTGCCCCCGGCGCCCCCGGCGCCCCCTCGCGCCCGCGCACCGGCGAGCGTGACTCCGGCGGCGACGCCGCCGTGCGGATGAACGTCCCCGACCGTCCCAAGTCCGTGAAGCCAGTCGGCCAGAAGCTCGAGATCAAGACCCCGGCCAAACTCTCCGGCCCCAAGATCGTGCGCGTCGAGGCCGCCGAGGTCGTCGATGTGCCCGGACCCCGACGCGGCCCCGGCGGCGGCGGGCAGGGCGGCCCCTCCATCCCCAGCGCCCGCGGCCCGCGCGGCGGCTCCGGCGTTCGCGCCGGCGAGGACGACGCTTCCCGGCGCAACAAGCGCCGAGGCCCCGGCGGACCCGGCGGTGCGCCAGGCGGCGCGCCGGCAGCCCCCGGCGCCGGCGGCAAGCGCGGCGAGGGCGGCTGGCGCCAGGCCGACCTCATCGAACGCGAAGAGCGCCTCTCTCGCGCAGGCGGGTTCCTCCGCCAGCGCCGGCGCGACGCGACCAAGGGCCCCGGGGGCGAGCGCGCCACCACCGCCGCCCAGACCGGCGGCGCCGTGCGCATCGCCGCCCCGTTCACCATCAAGGACCTCTCCGCCGCCACCGGCGTCAAGGCCTCCGACATCGTCAAGCAGCTCTTCATGCAGGGCGTCATGGCGACCGTCAACTCGGGCATCGAGCCCGAGAAGGCCCAGGAGATCATGATCGAATACGACATCGAGCTCGACGTCGTCGAGTCCAAGTCCGCGGAAGAAGTCGTCTCCGAGCAGTTCTCCGACCGCGAGACCATCGACGAGCGACCGCGCTCCACCGTCGTCACCATCCTGGGCCACGTCGACCACGGCAAAACCTCGCTGCTCGACAAGATCCGCAACGCCAATGTCGCCTCGGGCGAAGCCGGCGGCATCACCCAGGCCACCAGCGCGTTCCGCGTCCCCGTCAGGGTCGGCGACGACGAGAAGTTCGTCACCTTCCTCGACACCCCGGGCCACGAGGCGTTCACCGCGATGCGCTCGCGCGGCGCCAACATGACCGATGTGGTCGTGCTCGTCGTCGCAGCCGACGACGGCGTCATGCCCCAGACCATCGAGTCCATCAACCACGCCAAGGCCGCCGGCGTGCCCATCGTCGTCGCCCTCAACAAGATCGACAAGCCCGAGGCGACCGACAACAACATCCAGCGCATCTTCGGCCAGCTCGCCGAGCGCGGGCTCAACCCCACCGAGTGGGGCGGCGACACCGAGGTCGTGCGCACCTCCGCCACCAAGGGGACCGGCATCCAGGACCTCCTCGAGGTCCTCGACTACCAGTCCCAGCTCCTCGACCTCAAGGCCGACTTCAAGGGCCCGGCGCGAGGCACCGTCATCGAGTCTCGCATGGAAGAGGGTCGCGGCGCGACCGCCAGCGTTCTCGTTCAGAACGGCGAACTCTGCGTCGGAGACTTCATCGTCGCCGGGCGCGCCTTCGGACGCGTGCGCGACATCACCGACGACCGCGGCAACCGCGCCAAGTCGGCGATCCCCTCCTCCGCTGTCCAGCTCTCCGGCCTCGACGAGCTCCCCAACGCCGGCGACAAGTTCTACGTCGTCGATTCGCTCAAGCAGGCGCAGCAGGCCGCCGAGCAGCGCCGTCACCGCGAGCGCGAGCGCGAGCTCGCCACTCCCAAGGCGACCCTCGACTCGATCCTCACCCAGCTCAAGGACGGCGAGCGCAAGGAACTCCTCGTCGTCATCAAGGCCGACGTGCAGGGCTCGGTCGACGTGCTCAAGGAGAGCGTGCAGAGCGTCTCGGGCGAGAACATCAAGGTCCGCGTCCTCCACGCCGCCGTGGGTGGCATCAACGACTCGGACGTCATCCTCGCCGAGGCGTCGGGCGCGATCATCGTCGGCTTCAACGTCATCCCCTCCGCCAAGGCGCGCCGCCTGGCGGAAGACAAGAAGGTCGGCATCCGCACCTACCAGGTCATCTACGACATCGTCGACGACATCAAGGGCATGGCCGAGGGCCTGCTCGAGCCCGAGCTGCGCCAGGAGATCCTGGGACACGCCGAGGTCCGCCAGGTGTTCAAGGTCTCCAAGGTCGGCGCCATCGCCGGCTGCTACGTCACCGACGGCGTCATCGAGCGCAACGCCTACATCCGCGTCACCCGAGGCGACATCGTCATCGAGAACGACCGCCTGCTCGAACAGCTCAAGCGCTTCAAGGACGACGCCAAGGAAGTCCGCATGGGCCAGGAGTGCGGCATGAAGATCGTCGGCTACGACGACATCAAGGAAGGCGACATCCTGGAATGCTACAAGAAGGTCGAGATCAAGCGCACCCTCTGA
- a CDS encoding STAS domain-containing protein — translation MTTFEHQFVGPDRNILVIRLPERLNHITAEALTEEARRRLPNREDAGLILDCTEVELITSIGIASLLQVSEHCRDHRAPLVLANLSEALRTMLEMLKLAGRFKATDHVDEAVVMIEGML, via the coding sequence ATGACCACCTTTGAACACCAGTTCGTGGGGCCCGACCGGAACATTCTGGTCATCCGGCTCCCGGAGCGTCTGAACCACATCACGGCGGAGGCCCTGACCGAGGAGGCCCGGCGGCGGCTGCCCAACCGGGAGGACGCCGGCCTGATTCTCGACTGCACGGAGGTGGAGCTGATCACTTCGATCGGGATCGCGTCGCTTTTGCAGGTTTCGGAGCACTGCCGCGACCACCGGGCGCCGCTGGTGCTGGCGAACCTGTCGGAGGCGCTGCGCACGATGCTGGAGATGCTGAAACTGGCGGGCCGGTTCAAGGCGACGGACCATGTCGACGAGGCGGTCGTGATGATCGAGGGGATGCTCTGA
- a CDS encoding YihY/virulence factor BrkB family protein, whose product MTDAPAHNAPTLPPRRAGVPRRVWLLVKGTAVSFITSRAPMLAAALAFYTMLSLAPVIAITVVVVGVVLGRQAAQGEISERFSDMLGPAAAQQVELAINQANNSGSGLLTTLISLALLIFGATAAFNMLQLALDAVWNATDMRATGVWGVLRSRLVALLLVLLVGAAILASVISTGLVRALVVHLPEDLPAWFNIVDWLQRAVSFALLAGIFALLYRVLPAKRGKWRDVWVGGVFTAAMFTLGEDFIVGYVTKTGSSSAYGAAGSLAAVLLWVYYSSLVFLLGASFAHEWARQFGSLRDEPETPPQSPLPHEQDQSSPPPPSPPSPPSANSAPPASSSSTSTATTS is encoded by the coding sequence ATGACAGACGCACCAGCACACAACGCCCCGACGCTCCCGCCCCGACGCGCCGGCGTGCCTCGCAGGGTCTGGCTGCTCGTCAAGGGCACAGCGGTGTCGTTCATCACCTCGCGCGCCCCCATGCTCGCTGCGGCCCTCGCGTTCTACACCATGCTCTCGCTCGCGCCGGTCATCGCGATCACCGTCGTCGTGGTCGGCGTCGTTCTGGGCCGGCAGGCGGCGCAGGGCGAGATCTCCGAGCGGTTCTCCGACATGCTCGGCCCCGCCGCCGCCCAGCAGGTCGAACTCGCGATCAACCAGGCCAACAACTCCGGCTCGGGCCTGCTCACCACCCTCATCAGTCTCGCGCTGCTTATCTTCGGCGCCACCGCCGCCTTCAACATGCTCCAGCTCGCGCTCGACGCGGTCTGGAACGCCACCGACATGCGCGCCACCGGCGTCTGGGGCGTCCTGCGCAGCCGGCTCGTCGCGCTGCTCCTGGTGCTCCTCGTGGGCGCAGCCATCCTCGCGTCCGTCATCTCCACCGGACTCGTGCGCGCGCTCGTCGTCCATCTCCCCGAAGACCTCCCGGCGTGGTTCAACATCGTCGACTGGCTCCAGCGCGCCGTCTCCTTCGCCCTCCTCGCCGGCATCTTCGCGCTTCTCTACCGCGTCCTCCCGGCCAAACGAGGAAAGTGGCGCGACGTCTGGGTCGGCGGCGTCTTCACCGCCGCCATGTTCACCCTCGGCGAAGACTTCATCGTCGGCTACGTCACCAAAACCGGCAGCTCGTCGGCCTACGGCGCCGCCGGCTCGCTCGCCGCCGTCCTGCTGTGGGTCTACTACTCGTCGCTGGTCTTCCTCCTCGGCGCGTCCTTCGCCCACGAGTGGGCGCGCCAGTTCGGATCCCTGCGCGACGAGCCCGAAACCCCGCCCCAGTCGCCCCTCCCCCACGAGCAGGATCAGTCGTCGCCCCCGCCCCCGTCGCCCCCGTCGCCCCCATCGGCGAACTCGGCACCGCCGGCGTCGTCCTCGTCGACCTCCACCGCGACGACCTCGTAG
- the fliM gene encoding flagellar motor switch protein FliM codes for MTTDVLAQSEIDALLAAVETGEVEEMQQTIQIFSRRPIRDLEKLEVRPYDFKRPERVGKDQMRALQTLHEAFGRNFGAQLSGFLRTIVEVKVASCEQMTYGEFISGLPNPTSFNLLYASPLDGAMCLEISPLIIYPIIDRLLGGSNQELFIPQRAMTAIEERLVQRILSRAISALDESWASIKALQFRLGESESNPQLVQIVPPNEVVVVVGFELKMTNRAGTMNLCIPYNVIEPLMGELSKQSWFNMGSAATNRQYAKRISGQLSHAGLEITGVLAETTITLRDLLGLSVGDIIVTEKPASLPAVLSIEKQPKFLVNIGQFKGERAVKVIRAVTPDDRL; via the coding sequence ATGACCACCGACGTCCTCGCCCAATCCGAGATCGATGCGCTCCTCGCCGCCGTCGAGACCGGGGAGGTCGAGGAGATGCAGCAGACCATCCAGATCTTCTCGCGCCGCCCCATCCGCGACCTCGAGAAACTGGAGGTCCGCCCCTACGACTTCAAACGCCCCGAGCGCGTCGGCAAGGACCAGATGCGCGCGCTCCAGACCCTCCACGAGGCGTTCGGACGCAACTTCGGCGCGCAACTCTCCGGCTTCCTGCGCACCATCGTCGAGGTCAAGGTCGCGTCCTGCGAGCAGATGACCTACGGCGAGTTCATCTCGGGCCTGCCCAACCCCACCTCGTTCAACCTGCTCTACGCCTCCCCCCTCGACGGCGCGATGTGCCTCGAGATCAGCCCCCTCATCATCTACCCCATCATCGACCGTCTGCTGGGCGGCTCGAACCAGGAACTCTTCATCCCGCAGCGCGCCATGACCGCGATCGAGGAACGCCTGGTGCAGCGCATCCTCAGCCGCGCCATCTCAGCGCTCGACGAATCGTGGGCGAGCATCAAGGCCCTCCAGTTCCGACTGGGCGAGAGCGAGAGCAACCCGCAACTCGTGCAGATCGTCCCGCCCAACGAGGTCGTCGTCGTCGTCGGCTTCGAACTCAAGATGACCAACCGCGCCGGCACGATGAACCTGTGCATCCCCTACAACGTCATCGAGCCACTCATGGGCGAACTCAGCAAGCAGAGTTGGTTCAACATGGGCTCGGCGGCCACCAACCGGCAGTACGCCAAGCGCATCTCCGGCCAGCTCTCCCACGCCGGCCTCGAGATCACCGGCGTCCTCGCCGAGACGACCATCACCCTGCGCGACCTGCTCGGGCTCTCCGTGGGCGACATCATCGTCACCGAAAAGCCCGCGTCGTTGCCCGCCGTGCTCTCCATTGAGAAGCAGCCCAAGTTCCTCGTGAACATCGGGCAGTTCAAGGGCGAGCGCGCCGTGAAGGTCATCCGCGCCGTCACGCCCGACGACCGGCTCTGA
- a CDS encoding DUF503 domain-containing protein produces MGVLQFEIVVPESRSLKDKRRVVRSLKDKLHREHQVAVAEVAALDSLNLAVMGLSAVANSGAYLHELFDRIVLKLERWPGAQLGAVQRDIFKGDQLPVADTVTGAPDDEPLWTEHERREPDS; encoded by the coding sequence GTGGGCGTGCTCCAGTTCGAGATCGTCGTCCCCGAGAGCCGCAGTCTGAAGGACAAGCGACGCGTGGTCCGTTCCCTCAAAGACAAGCTGCACCGCGAGCACCAGGTCGCCGTCGCCGAGGTCGCGGCGCTCGACTCGCTGAACCTCGCGGTGATGGGGCTGTCCGCCGTCGCCAACTCGGGCGCCTACCTCCACGAGCTGTTCGACCGCATCGTCCTCAAGCTCGAACGCTGGCCCGGCGCGCAGCTCGGCGCGGTCCAGCGAGACATCTTCAAAGGGGACCAGCTCCCCGTCGCCGACACCGTCACCGGGGCCCCCGACGACGAGCCCCTCTGGACCGAGCACGAACGCCGGGAACCCGACTCATGA
- a CDS encoding YebC/PmpR family DNA-binding transcriptional regulator, which produces MAGHSKWANIKHRKAAVDKKRGKVWSKCSRAIITAARNGGGDPASNLPLRYAVLEAKAANMPKDTIERAIAKGAGELGGDNYENARYEGYGPSGVAVVVDALTDNRARTAPDLRAAFTKHGGNLGTSGCVSYIFEQRGVITLEDSSVTEERLMEIALEAGADDIQREEGVFIVTTPPTEFLAVKEALDSAGVETASAELTMVANTTVQLGAADAAKLLKLVDALEDLDDVQKVYTNAEIDDDALANA; this is translated from the coding sequence ATGGCCGGTCACAGCAAATGGGCCAACATCAAGCACCGCAAGGCCGCCGTCGATAAGAAACGCGGCAAGGTCTGGAGCAAGTGCTCGCGCGCCATCATCACAGCCGCGCGCAACGGCGGCGGAGACCCCGCCTCCAACCTGCCCCTGCGCTACGCCGTCCTCGAGGCCAAGGCCGCCAACATGCCCAAGGACACCATCGAGCGCGCCATCGCCAAGGGCGCCGGCGAGCTCGGGGGCGACAACTACGAGAACGCTCGCTACGAGGGGTACGGGCCCTCCGGCGTCGCCGTCGTCGTCGACGCCCTCACCGACAACCGCGCGCGCACGGCGCCCGACCTGCGCGCCGCCTTCACCAAGCACGGCGGCAACCTCGGCACCAGCGGGTGCGTCTCCTACATCTTCGAGCAGCGCGGCGTCATCACCCTCGAAGACTCCTCCGTCACCGAAGAGCGACTCATGGAGATCGCGCTCGAGGCCGGCGCCGACGACATCCAGCGCGAAGAGGGCGTCTTCATCGTCACCACGCCCCCCACCGAGTTCCTCGCCGTCAAGGAAGCACTCGACAGCGCCGGCGTCGAGACCGCCTCCGCCGAGCTCACGATGGTCGCCAACACCACCGTCCAGCTCGGCGCCGCCGACGCCGCCAAACTCCTCAAGCTCGTCGACGCGCTCGAAGACCTCGACGACGTCCAGAAGGTCTACACCAACGCCGAGATCGACGACGACGCCCTCGCCAACGCGTGA
- the rbfA gene encoding 30S ribosome-binding factor RbfA, whose translation MSHRVEQLASALHRAVQTVLSKGLNDPRVQGMISVTKVTVSADKRNATVFVSVMPSEKADLTMHGLRAAAPHIRRSAGEIIDAFRLPEIVFKLDKQFQKQAEALAAIARARAELEDAPTTDPGEEAAP comes from the coding sequence ATGAGCCATCGCGTCGAACAGCTCGCGTCCGCGCTGCACCGCGCGGTCCAGACCGTCCTCTCCAAGGGCCTCAACGACCCGCGCGTGCAGGGCATGATCTCAGTCACCAAGGTCACCGTCAGCGCCGACAAACGCAACGCCACCGTCTTCGTCTCCGTCATGCCCTCCGAGAAGGCCGACCTGACGATGCACGGGCTCCGCGCCGCTGCGCCGCACATCCGGCGCAGCGCCGGAGAGATCATCGACGCCTTCCGCCTGCCCGAGATCGTCTTCAAACTCGACAAGCAGTTCCAGAAACAGGCCGAGGCCCTCGCCGCGATCGCGCGCGCCAGGGCAGAGCTCGAAGACGCGCCGACGACCGACCCCGGCGAGGAGGCCGCCCCGTGA
- the nusA gene encoding transcription termination factor NusA translates to MNTQEMLRVLDSIARDRKIDREALIQDLEVAMVTAARKHYNSLDAEEFTCTIDRLTGAMEMTRHGEPLTIAPEALGRIAAQTFKQVMIQRFREDEKNSLYEEFSGRVNEIAIGAVQRYEGGALVVALDRAEAFMPRSEQIPGEQFQAGDRVRALILDVRESGNQVKIVLSRAHPDFIKKLFEVEVPEVAERIIEIKAMAREAGYRTKMAVASIDSKVDAVGACVGVRGSRIKNIVDELNGEKIDIVRWNESSSILIQNALKPAIVSEVSLCFELGRATVVVPDDQLSLAIGKRGQNVRLAARLTGWDIDILTPGEFDKGLEIMAETLSAIEGVTEEMLDKLAAMGMVSVFDIEEVGASVLMEELTIDETLANTMVTIASERAKVVAEQQEKDRAEADARKQEEEAAARRLLGEFDPSAPVDPEADARAAAILGDLLGDAPSESDAGRTEQSNA, encoded by the coding sequence ATGAACACCCAGGAAATGCTCCGCGTCCTCGACTCCATCGCCCGCGATCGCAAGATCGATCGCGAGGCGTTGATCCAGGATCTCGAAGTCGCGATGGTGACCGCGGCCCGCAAGCACTACAACTCCCTCGACGCCGAGGAGTTCACCTGCACCATCGACCGCCTCACCGGCGCGATGGAGATGACCCGCCACGGCGAGCCCCTGACCATCGCCCCCGAGGCGCTCGGGCGCATCGCCGCCCAGACCTTCAAGCAGGTCATGATCCAGCGCTTCCGCGAGGACGAGAAGAACTCGCTCTACGAAGAGTTCTCCGGGCGCGTCAACGAGATCGCCATCGGCGCCGTGCAGCGCTACGAGGGCGGCGCCCTGGTCGTTGCGCTCGACCGCGCCGAGGCCTTCATGCCCCGCTCCGAGCAGATCCCGGGCGAGCAGTTCCAGGCCGGCGACCGCGTCCGCGCCCTCATCCTCGATGTCCGCGAGTCGGGCAACCAGGTCAAGATCGTCCTCTCTCGCGCCCACCCGGACTTCATCAAGAAGTTGTTCGAGGTCGAGGTCCCCGAGGTCGCCGAGCGCATCATCGAGATCAAGGCCATGGCCCGCGAGGCCGGCTATCGCACGAAGATGGCGGTCGCCTCGATCGACTCCAAGGTCGACGCCGTCGGCGCGTGCGTCGGCGTGCGCGGCTCGCGCATCAAGAACATCGTCGACGAACTCAACGGCGAGAAGATCGACATCGTCCGCTGGAACGAGTCGTCGTCGATCCTCATCCAGAACGCGCTCAAGCCGGCGATCGTCTCCGAGGTCTCGCTGTGCTTCGAACTGGGGCGCGCCACCGTGGTCGTCCCCGACGACCAGCTCTCGCTGGCGATCGGCAAGCGCGGGCAGAACGTCCGCCTCGCCGCCCGCCTGACCGGCTGGGACATCGACATCCTGACCCCCGGCGAGTTCGACAAGGGCCTGGAGATCATGGCCGAGACCCTCAGCGCCATCGAGGGCGTCACGGAAGAGATGCTCGACAAGCTGGCCGCGATGGGCATGGTCAGCGTGTTCGACATCGAGGAGGTCGGCGCGAGCGTCCTGATGGAAGAGCTGACGATCGACGAGACCCTCGCGAACACGATGGTCACCATCGCCAGCGAGCGCGCGAAGGTCGTCGCCGAGCAGCAGGAGAAGGACCGCGCCGAAGCCGACGCTCGCAAGCAGGAAGAGGAGGCGGCCGCCCGCCGCCTGCTGGGCGAGTTCGACCCCAGCGCCCCGGTCGACCCCGAGGCCGACGCGCGCGCCGCCGCCATCCTGGGCGACCTCCTGGGCGACGCGCCCTCCGAGAGCGACGCCGGCAGAACCGAACAGTCCAACGCCTGA
- a CDS encoding VOC family protein yields MRILALTLQARDPSGLAEWYRDTLGLSLDEGEGRGAGGGRAAGAEDGVVLAGETLLCFTPAPPGERPIYHFAIDVRENKIGKARKWLVERGVELLENKHTGEVTTHFKPWNAHAVYFRDPAGNIVEIIARHDLPTGSGGPFDVGDDLLWLSEIGVVVDSAEGTAIDLERRLGLGPYIGAEPGFAPIGDEEGLLIVVERGRPWMPDDVDPAEAWPARIIVDAACVKTGAGRYGIGGAGGVGYEVVAVEVDEDDAGGAEFADGGDGGDGGGGDD; encoded by the coding sequence ATGAGAATCCTCGCCCTGACGCTGCAGGCACGCGACCCTTCGGGTCTGGCGGAGTGGTACCGCGACACGCTGGGGCTGTCGCTGGACGAGGGCGAGGGGCGTGGCGCGGGGGGCGGTCGGGCGGCGGGGGCCGAGGACGGGGTCGTGCTGGCGGGCGAGACGCTGCTGTGCTTCACGCCGGCGCCGCCCGGGGAGAGGCCGATCTATCACTTCGCGATCGACGTGCGCGAGAACAAGATCGGCAAGGCGCGCAAGTGGCTGGTCGAGCGCGGCGTGGAGTTGCTGGAGAACAAGCACACGGGCGAGGTGACGACGCACTTCAAGCCGTGGAACGCGCACGCGGTGTATTTCCGCGACCCGGCGGGGAACATCGTGGAGATCATCGCGCGCCACGACCTGCCGACCGGGAGCGGCGGGCCGTTCGATGTCGGCGACGACCTGCTGTGGCTGAGCGAGATCGGCGTGGTGGTCGACAGCGCCGAGGGGACGGCGATCGATCTGGAGCGCCGTCTCGGGCTGGGGCCCTACATCGGCGCCGAGCCGGGGTTCGCGCCCATCGGCGACGAGGAGGGCCTGTTGATCGTCGTGGAGCGTGGGCGCCCGTGGATGCCCGACGACGTGGACCCGGCGGAAGCGTGGCCCGCGCGGATCATCGTGGACGCGGCGTGCGTGAAGACGGGCGCGGGTCGCTACGGGATCGGCGGCGCGGGGGGCGTGGGCTACGAGGTCGTCGCGGTGGAGGTCGACGAGGACGACGCCGGCGGTGCCGAGTTCGCCGATGGGGGCGACGGGGGCGACGGGGGCGGGGGCGACGACTGA